In Archaeoglobus profundus DSM 5631, the sequence TTGAGATCTTGTCGGGGCTGATGCTTTGAGGAATTACAGATTCTAGGACGTGAACAATATGCACTTCCTTAAAGGGTAGCCTCTCGATTCTAAGCCTTATGGCATCGTTGAAGACGAGCGGATTGTACCCTATGAGGCATCTCTCAAAAACGTTATCGAAATCCTTCGCAATTATGACGGGTTTTGAAACTTCTTTCGCTATGTCCAATCCAAGATCTGGATCGTCTACAGCGATCAAGTCGACATCTATGGCATCAGCGAACTTCGCAACTTCTTTTGCAGGTTCTCCTACAGTTATAAAACCATCCTTCATTTTTAACTTCTTTCTTTCCTCCAGTATCTCTCTTCCCCTAAACTTCTTTGTGTCGATTATTTTCAACCTGATTACTTCTTCCGCTTTGATTTCTACTGAGTCCGAGGCGACAAGGATTCTCATACTCCTTCTTCCTCCTTTCTCAATGCCTTCTTAGCTTTAAATCTACAAAGCTTTTCGACGGCTTTTAAATTTGCTTCGCACTCTTCGATGTAACCCTTCGAGATCATGTAGTCGTATATATTCTTAGCGGTTTCACTCCTTATTAAGACTGTTGAATAACCGTCTGGACTTCCAACACTTCCAATGCTAACATCCGAATCAACACCCGCAAAGTCTAGGCAGTAGTTACATCCATTAGAAACGTGCTCTTCAAGTTCTTTAATGGGGCAATCGAATACGCCATCTACCATTTCAACTATGAACTTGCCCTTCTTTATGTCAAACTTCTTAACCTTAGTGGCATCTATGTTCTTTTCTCTCAAAAACTCCATCAGACTTGAATACCTAAAGTTTTCCATGCAGAATAGGGACACAGCTAGCTTAACCTTGTTGTAAAGTGGGATTTCCTTTTGAAGGAGTCTAAGTCCAGTTATTATGCATGGCGTTCCTACTATTGCCAGCCTTCCAGCCCTCTTTATTACTTTATTTAACTCGGGTAAAACCGGTGCTAAGCTGTACTTCGTTCCAGTAATTCTTTCGCTTTTCAGCTGATCCGGATGTTTTACATGAACGATTATTGGTTTCCACCTCTCATCCCTGCTGACCATGAGTGCCGTATCTATAATACCCATTTCGAGTGCACATGCTATAAATTCTGAAACCATAGCTCCGTCCTGTCCCTTAAACCTCTTAGATCTAGCCCCTTTAACTTCAATTACCTCTCCTACGCCGCTTTTGAAAACTGAATTGTATCTTTGGCAGACCTTTATGCAGATCGCACAATCCCTACAAATCTTAACCCAGTCAGGGAAATCAACTACTCCATCCTTCCATATTATTCCATTTGGAGGGCAGACTGTACAAGCACCGCAACCTGTGCAGTAGCTTACGTCGACGACCTTTCTAGCAATCATATAATACTTCTTTTTCTCAATTTTTTCGGGTCTCAAGATATCTATCTCTATCTTGAACTCTTTAACTTCCTCTCTAGGAACGAGTTCAAGTGCGTTGAATGGGCAAATGTCCACACAAGATCCACAACCCGTGCATAACTCGCTGTTAAGTATTATCGTGAGAATGCTCCCATTGAACTTTGAACTTAGAGCTCCGCTTGGACAAGCATCTACGCACATCCTACATCCAACACAGTTGTCCGAATTTACGTGATGCGCCACGTATTTGCTCAGTAGCCTTTGCATCATCTTTTCACCTTCAAATCTTTCTCAAACTCATATGTAACCACTTTAAGATCCCTTCCTTTGATCTTCCCTCCTGCACCTATGGTTATATATGGATTATTAAATGCGAGGTCGTGAACGGTTGTGTTCCTTAAAGCACCTGTAGGACAAACATCTATGCAGAAGTGACAGAATATGCATTTACCAAAGTCTATCGTTGGATAATACCTACCATTAACATTCTTCATTATTATTGCATTTGCTGGGCATATCCTCGCACATCTCGCGCAACCCAAGCACGAAATAGCTTCAACTTGGATGTATCCTCTTATATTTTCGTAGAACCTTATCTCCTTAGGATATTGAACGGTTATCGTGCTGGGCCTTACAACTTCCTTTACAGCTTCAAATATTGCATTTATATGCCCTTTAAGCTTTGAAAAACTTCTTTTCACAACAACCAAGCTATCACCCCCGAGAAAGCTATTGAAGCAATTGCCAGCGCCATCATGAAGCCCCATCCTATCCTCAACGCTTGATCGATTCTGTATCTGGCATATATAGCTCTCGTAATTACGATAGCGCACATGACTATCAAAGCCTTTAGCATCAGCCAAATGACATCTGAAAGATCTCCCAAAACGGCTATCTCGAATCCCCTCCAACCTCCAAAGAACAGGATAACCATTAGTAGGGATAACAGATAGAGCTTTTCATAGGCTAGAACCATGACCAAACCGAACATTATACCGCTGTATTCCACGTATGGCCCGAACGCAATTTCTTGATCAGCTTCAGGTATATCGAAAGGCAACCTTCCGCTTGCCATTACCGTTGCAATTAAAAATGTTAGGAATGCTAATGGATTCAGAAATACACCGGGTATACTTTGCCTTTCAACAATCGTTATAGCATCTCCAGTCTTGTAAAGCATGAGCATGGCAACAACTGAAAGGATCAGCGGAATTTCGTAGGATATATACATGAAGGATTCCCTTACCAAACCGATATAGGCAAATCTGTTGTTTGCGCTCCACCCTATAGCTATTACGAATAGTGGTATCAACGCTATTAAAGCTACCAAACAAGGTATCCCGAATTCGCTCCTAAGAGCGTAGACGTTTCCGGCAGGAACGAGCGTTAAAGCCAATAAAATCGGAATGAACGAAAGAATCGGTAGTTGAAGGAAGTATACTTTGTTGGCATCCCTGTGAACTATTACCTCCTGATACAAGTATCTCAGCGCATCTGCCAAAACTTGCAAAAGCCCTCCGATGTGCGGTGAGACCTCTTTAGGTCCAACCCTCCACTGAATCCTTGCTGCAATTTTTCTCTCAAACCATATTGTTATTCCCAAATAGAGTAGCAACGCAAGAAGCCCGGGCGCTATAAGGACGGCAAAGACTTCTCTTTCGACTATTAAACCTAACAGCGGTATTTCCGCTATTCTGTTTATCAAACCCTGAACTATTGGAACATTCAACATACCTATCACCTGTCCGCTTCTGGTGGGAAGTATCCAAAGCTACCGTAAATAGCCTGCAAATCTGCAAGCCTCTCTCCTTTACAAGCTTCAACGAATCCTCTGAGGTTGTACCATGAGG encodes:
- a CDS encoding Coenzyme F420 hydrogenase/dehydrogenase, beta subunit C-terminal domain — protein: MMQRLLSKYVAHHVNSDNCVGCRMCVDACPSGALSSKFNGSILTIILNSELCTGCGSCVDICPFNALELVPREEVKEFKIEIDILRPEKIEKKKYYMIARKVVDVSYCTGCGACTVCPPNGIIWKDGVVDFPDWVKICRDCAICIKVCQRYNSVFKSGVGEVIEVKGARSKRFKGQDGAMVSEFIACALEMGIIDTALMVSRDERWKPIIVHVKHPDQLKSERITGTKYSLAPVLPELNKVIKRAGRLAIVGTPCIITGLRLLQKEIPLYNKVKLAVSLFCMENFRYSSLMEFLREKNIDATKVKKFDIKKGKFIVEMVDGVFDCPIKELEEHVSNGCNYCLDFAGVDSDVSIGSVGSPDGYSTVLIRSETAKNIYDYMISKGYIEECEANLKAVEKLCRFKAKKALRKEEEGV
- a CDS encoding universal stress protein, which gives rise to MRILVASDSVEIKAEEVIRLKIIDTKKFRGREILEERKKLKMKDGFITVGEPAKEVAKFADAIDVDLIAVDDPDLGLDIAKEVSKPVIIAKDFDNVFERCLIGYNPLVFNDAIRLRIERLPFKEVHIVHVLESVIPQSISPDKISKIVNFMKDVKKKTTRISSYHVKLGEPAKEILKTAEEIDASCIALNTSMKRMSIGSTTQKIAKIGKLPVLVWKELIKRNGFIQSL
- the nuoH gene encoding NADH-quinone oxidoreductase subunit NuoH; protein product: MLNVPIVQGLINRIAEIPLLGLIVEREVFAVLIAPGLLALLLYLGITIWFERKIAARIQWRVGPKEVSPHIGGLLQVLADALRYLYQEVIVHRDANKVYFLQLPILSFIPILLALTLVPAGNVYALRSEFGIPCLVALIALIPLFVIAIGWSANNRFAYIGLVRESFMYISYEIPLILSVVAMLMLYKTGDAITIVERQSIPGVFLNPLAFLTFLIATVMASGRLPFDIPEADQEIAFGPYVEYSGIMFGLVMVLAYEKLYLLSLLMVILFFGGWRGFEIAVLGDLSDVIWLMLKALIVMCAIVITRAIYARYRIDQALRIGWGFMMALAIASIAFSGVIAWLL
- a CDS encoding 4Fe-4S binding protein; translation: MKRSFSKLKGHINAIFEAVKEVVRPSTITVQYPKEIRFYENIRGYIQVEAISCLGCARCARICPANAIIMKNVNGRYYPTIDFGKCIFCHFCIDVCPTGALRNTTVHDLAFNNPYITIGAGGKIKGRDLKVVTYEFEKDLKVKR